The DNA sequence aaacaaaggagcgtgatgacCTAACagttggcgccatgcatgcgcgaagaaacagtacTGTCAtgtttgatctaaattttacaataaaattcattGAAATAGAGAAAATGGTAAGTGATCTACAATATAATTCAGTGTAATTACCTATCTGTATAAATTCATGATGTCATTTCTTtaacttaaaatatcaaaatataaaacatacctGCAAAAACAAAGCCGTGTGCTGTACGATACTATTAAAAAGGCTCTTCGCTTGTAGTAAACGCTTCCTCGGTATCACATGCTGGGTTTCGATTACTTCACCGCCAAGAACAGGATTCACAAATTGATGGAGAATGTGAAGTATGGCTGACAGACGTAATATATGTAGGGTGTCTTTACTGGTCACTATACCCTGGAAATCCATACCCTCGTTTTCCTGACTAAATGTAGTAATCATGCTGTTCTTTTTCTCTTCTACATTAAAAACAACTTTCAAAAGTTAATAATACATAATCATCATTATAttctaaaatgaaaatcaaacatcAACAGTTGACATAGATAAAAttaatatcaataatttaaaattaaattaatatgaGCCTCGTTTTGAAATACCCAATGATTTTGTCGTTGCAAATATCACCATTCTCTCCACGCAGACAAATCAAAATTAATACCGCATGCTTAAAACATCCAAAATGTCTTAAGCAATCAATTTTAAACAGGAATGGTAATGTGACTACTGTCTACGTGTAGAGTCTATCAGAATAAATTCAATTTTTGAGGTAAATTCTATGTTTGACAtacaattaaattatctttaaaatatatttatggatcTTATTTGTCCAAATTATAATGCAGCAACTTGCAAAACTATTTTGCTGGCGTAATATTGTTTTCTCCTTTAAATTCCCAACTGCCGGGATCATTAATCGAACATGTTCGTATATTTTTATcatgtaatatttaaaatgatttgatATTTTACGAATCAAACAAttacaatgaaataatattttattcaatgcGTATATCATTCAATGGAGTTTTTAAGTAAACCGCAGTtcactttaaattaaattttattttttgaagatattttttaaactacTTCAACCCTGTTAATACTatgtaagttttaaaaatatcaacatatgtgaccatgactgagaaaatgggtccagatgaggaattttgacaatttcaggtttttggatatttagaaagtatattcattcagaaataaatcctgaaaatttcagatgaaaatcttcaaaattgtcaattttatgacagattttgtaacatagatattaaacataaaaacagtacatttcagttattctttctttctagtttatttctcacatactggTAAATTAATATATGgttaacaattctgaaataaatttatcttttgttacaattgcatgatataagtAAGATCCCATTCTTAATACACAAACTGATAATCaataaaatctacaacaatttctataaaaatatttctagttaccatggcaacaaatatattaaaatcccttttaaatgataaaacttaaaaaaaacatgttagcttgaaataaggattttaaatagtaaaatatttaaagacatatgtatttacaaaaataaactaaaaatttcccatgaaaatattaagaatgtttggttttatgacagtttttgttacatgggtaataaccataagaataagacagatttgtcattgtttttttcataacttgtcttttacatgctgaaaataaatgactactttggaaaaaaagaaccttctattactatgaaactttatttttgtgatgcttactgaaaacagaaaaatacagctaatttaaatctttcatattttctatgaaagcattattcaaattgcgttaccatggcaacatatgcaataaattgctttttctacaatagtacttaaaaaaaagcttaatttaaaataatgtttcctGTAAGTTGAATATACTGAAGTAtatgtatttgaaagtaaaatttgaaaattatatgtgaaaagatataaaatatttggttttatgacagatttcgtaacacgggtaatgaccacaagaataaactatttcagtcgttgtttcttcagtttgtgttttcacttattggtaatcactggctgtttttaaataaatgaatcttcttttacaaagaatatttagatattcacttaaagtgcaaagatctagctggctaaagtccttcacattttctataaaaacatcattaaattatgttaccatgacaacatatgcatttgattctgttttctacaacAGTACTTTAAAACAGAGCTtaatttggaaaagtgtttcagataacttgaatattataaagtggtatgtattcaaaaatattatctcaaaatttcatgttaaaaagttaaaatgttttgttttatgacagtgtttgtaacatgagtaataactataagaataagacatttctgtcattgtttcttcataacttgccttttacctgctggtaataaatcgctattttgaagtaaatgaaacatatattactattgtttttttttttttattgtttatgcttattttaaagtagaatactagaaagtactgctaattaaaatttttccatattttctaggaaaattgtgttaccatggcgacatatgttataaattcccttttcctacaataatacttaaagcaagagcttattttaaagaagtatttctaataagttaaatatttgaaagtataagtattcaagaaagaaatctgaaaatttcacataaaaactttaaaacagccatgttctgtaacaaaagtagttatgtaagaataaacatttcaatcatccctttcctcataatctgttttttcactggctagttataactgacaatacaaaaaagtgaacattcttttaccattacattatatactgtagatcccttattgaaatacaaatccataatttcaatgaaatataatttgaattatgttaccatggcaacatacatactaaattcctttttctaaaaatactttaataattaacacaacagcttaacttttgatgaaggttacactgctacaaaCTCTGATGAAAAGTAGATATTTATTTCTAGCCAATACTTTAATGTTGGTTactgaaactacaacctttacttgatgtttaaccttaacagctaaacacatctatatgaacagcaaaataggctaaagtgttgtgtattaaaacgtttgaattcaacaGCAAATTCTATCTTTTAcattcacttccttttttcagttctcagaaatATCCTCGccaatcacaatttcagttttcagttgaaGTGGTTTGGGAAAAACAGAATCatttgacttttcagacaaatactattctcttacgagtccatacaggtaccattgtcaggcttgtgtcattccatgtcaataatattcgtttggcaagggggagtagattttagtaagttaactggactgtcacttttaacactaacaatccaggtgtttctgcagacatgataaagtggtaatactgggttatcttcttcaaaagtttaaaatattgtgataagatatttcttcactggtagaatgtgacaggatttaaatcattgttgaccaactgtgcaGTGTTATGGCCTTTCTTTcatgactgacacactgtgtcagcaaCATCATGTATTATTtaaggtctcagcattcaccctcctccacagattcttctaaattcaaaagtgcaagtcagattcaaactttgcatggtctgtgatcattgttgaatattcaatccatctgtgatatcctgtaacaaataagtaaaacatattattttaaataattaacatattattttaaataattaacctaggagtctctttatttaataaaagcagagttatcactatttgataatagatgattctttaatttcttacaaccaatgctctaaaatattgacaaacagactGGCAACAGTAagctgtcagtatataaaatgtactttgtttgtagattttgattactgcaaataggatgttctaaaaaacattttttgcatttattgggttaacccttaacctgctaaatttgtaaaattgactactccatctttaaatagagacagtaccatttatagcttataTAGGGTTCTCACAGAAAATTTGCAaagtatcaaacactgcagatcatgatcagactgcacagatgtgcaggttgatcttgatctgcactggttgcaaagacagacatagctgcctcatgcagcctaagggttaaaagtatacactgttttaatagctatcaaaaatggttgttacctagtaaaagtCTCCACAGACTGTACCACAGCAAAATGTTATTTCCATCTAGCTAGtaacattgtcaaaatggaataccaatacaggtagtgatttaccatgctcacaagttgtctgccccttaaccaactGGGTTGCTTCATAAaagaggaaacacttgcattcctgaaaaaaaaattaaaagtctttggtaaaagtatctgttatcttcatgtatctcaggaacctttacagtcttcattctaatctatattcttggtgcaataaaactggtaTAAAAAATCAATCACATCACAATGTCTAAGTCAAGAATggtttaattaaatttgaaaataatcacattacaattaaactaaattacaattaatttaaTTGATTTACTTTGAATATTTAGAACTATATTCTACAAGTAAATGAGATATCAACATGTACATGTTGTGTTCAGCATTCAAATCATCCATGTACTTATTGAGAGCCACAGACTTTTCTTaggctaatagccaatgtaatgaagactttaCACCAGCTGATCTCCTCAAAACCAGATTGTTGaagttaaatttcaataatgccagtttagtcagtttaagccattcaatagtcatagtacatgtacatacattgtacaaatcattagtgtagaagAAGACTTATTTTGAACTGActccaacaaaacctagacagaggtataaataaataatatattgcattaaaattttaataagagccataagctgcatgttacttacctgattcctcaaagcacatacaaaatatgttacattttcttgggatcttaaagtaaacaggccaatttcctggctgttgtatggtatatgaaccagctgtatagtggaatgaaccatcaaaggaacaaggaatatcATCTGAAAGAAGATATATTACATGGactgtaaacatcactaaaatcaaaaactttatgaatactaaattaataatgtgattgtgaaaggtttcattaacttacggtcttaccacaaaatactatcaaagttattatactatgaaactattttttacaggatcataaattgttttacacacagcaaggctcaaaaatttcaaaattaaaaagattttcattatacatgttatatggcataaattcccactatccaaaaaaaaaaatatcatcctgttacaaaacattctgaatcaacaataatagatcaacaataatagaaaaagagagtagtcaccagacagaattaacatgacttatgagacccacagcaaaaatggaagtgtctagacatccggtaaccagaaacctagccGGTGTTCTAGCCAACCGGTAACAGGACGCCTAGCCTATCCAAATTTCtatcctataggggttttctaggtgtccggtaatcaattttcaaatattgtatacACCTTGCAGATGAATATTCAAACCTATgccaaaaaatgatacaataaatttatttacttACAGTATCCATGTATAAAAAGATcgccgaacagctagaaaaacattcgCAGAGAGGCTAGTCGTattgttgccggacagctagaatgcagggtaggcgtccggttaccggacatctgcatatttccttttaaaataccatGGCTACTATGTGAGAGGGGACTTTTCGCGAAATGATGTGACACaggcaggcatctataagtctgcatcaaatttattaattatcattgctacatcattatattgtattttccataaaaatgcttactatggacaatgaactaatttgatgaatcctggtcagCTGGTCGCCTCCagtaagaagctgcctgcctaaaataatctttgtgataacccaactggccattttatattaaatacacaggcatagtgaaatcatctctgtttagtggccacaagataaatttcataaatttccctcgctatgttttggattcacttccgggtaaaaaacgacttatttcagtgaaagtttcaaatatattagagaacttcattaacaactgtttttaaacggtacttaccaaatcagtaaacagtattacaagtctcagatcccttcatcgttgaacaaaaggtagttaaacaaaagtaaacttcactGGCTTCCCCGTTTTACTGttaaaatccgaaaccggaaacatccatagcgaaggggaaacaactgattttcaacgaaatattttgcctcaggcgtaataccactattttttacaggtctgatgtctaaatattctttctgtag is a window from the Mercenaria mercenaria strain notata chromosome 7, MADL_Memer_1, whole genome shotgun sequence genome containing:
- the LOC123553890 gene encoding uncharacterized protein LOC123553890; the protein is MITTFSQENEGMDFQGIVTSKDTLHILRLSAILHILHQFVNPVLGGEVIETQHVIPRKRLLQAKSLFNSIVQHTALFLQAVSAGKGKKVQIKSTMTFRERVVKAVCKSRGPAISTRVLQRQLKGPYLIVLKLNWKNCRGQVLVF